A window of the Hordeum vulgare subsp. vulgare chromosome 5H, MorexV3_pseudomolecules_assembly, whole genome shotgun sequence genome harbors these coding sequences:
- the LOC123452879 gene encoding histone H3.3-like, with amino-acid sequence MARTKCTARKSTGGKAPTKHLRAFYAAARKTAPATGGVKKPRRYRPGTVALREIRKYQKGTELLIRKLPFQRLVREIAQFFKSDLRFQSHAVLALQEAAEAYLVGLFEDTNLCAVHAKRVTIMSKDVYLARRIRGERL; translated from the exons ATGGCCCGAACTAAGTGCACAGCCCGTAAGTCCACCGGCGGAAAGGCTCCGACGAAGCACCTCAGGGCCTTCTAT GCTGCCGCTCGTAAGACAGCTCCAGCCACCGGAGGGGTGAAGAAGCCTCGCCGTTATCGCCCTGGAACTGTTGCTCTTCG TGAAATTCGCAAGTATCAGAAGGGCACAGAGCTGCTCATAAGGAAGCTACCATTCCAGAGACTCGTCAGGGAGATTGCCCAATTTTTCAAG AGTGATCTACGTTTCCAGAGCCATGCGGTGCTTGCTTTGCAGGAGGCAGCCGAAGCATACTTGGTGGGACTGTTCGAAGACACTAACCTGTGTGCCGTCCATGCTAAGCGTGTGACAATTATGTCCAAAGATGTATACCTAGCTAGGAGGATCCGCGGCGAGAGGCTGTAA